The sequence TACATGGGTGGCATCGTCAATCCCAACGCGGAGCTGCGCGATCTGCCCATCGCCCTCGTCAACGAGGACACGGGCAAGCCGCCGCCCGGGCAGCGGCAGAACCTGGGGACGCAGATCACCGCCGCCGTCGCCGCCGATCCCGCCGGCGGCAAGGCGGGCTGGCGTGAGCTGAGCCTGGCCGAGGCCCAGGACCAGCTCGACTCCGGCCAGGTGTACGGGGCGCTGGTGGTCCCGGCCGGTTTCACGGACTCGGTCACGGCGCTGCCCACGTCCGGGGCCACGAAGCGGCCGACCATCACGGTGCTCACCAACCCGGGGAAGGGCAGCCTCGGGTCCTCGCTGGCGAGTCAGATCACGACGCAGGCCGCCCACGGCGCGTCGCGCACGATCGGCGAGCAGCTCACGGCGGCCGCCGGCGCCCAGGCGAGTCCCACGGCGAAGCTGCTGCTGGCCGACCCGGTGGACGTCGTCACGCGGGTGGGCCACCCGATCGGTACGAAGAGCGGCCTCGGTCTGACGGCCTTCTACTACACCTTGCTGCTGGTGCTGGCCGGGTTCATGGGCGGCAACGTCATCAGCAACGGTGTCGACACCGCTCTCGGCTACGCCGACAACGAGATCGGGCCCTGGCACACCCGCCGCCCGACGGTACCGATCGACCGTACGCAGACGCTGCTCCTCAAGATGCTGATGACGGCGGGCATCACGCTCGTGAGCACGGCCTTGGTGATGCTGGCCTGCGTGGGCATCCTGGGGATGGACGCGTCCCACCTGCCGCTGCTGTGGATCTACTCCTATTGCGCGGCCCTCGCCGTCGGCCTGGGTGTGCAGGCCATCAACGCCGCGTTCGGCGGGATCGGCCAGCTCGTGTCGATGTTCGTGTTCATCGTGCTGGGCCTGCCGTCGTCGGGGGCGACCGTCCCGCTGCAGGCGGTCCCCGGCTTCTACCGGTTCCTGTCCCACTTCGAACCGATGCGTCAGCTCAGCGACGGGGTACGGGCGATCCTCTACTTCGACGCCCGGGGGGACGCGGGTCTCACCCGCTCCTGGATCATGATCGCCGTCGGCACGGTGCTGGCCCTGGTGTTCGGCTTCGCCATGACCACCTACTACGACCGCAAGGGCCTCAAGCGGCTCACGCCGCAGCCTGCCTGAGCCCTCCGGCCCGCCGCGTGCACATGTCCGTCCCTCCTCGGGGTACACGAGCGGGTGAGTACCCCAAGGAGGCGTCATGACAGCGTTGTTGACCAGAATCAAGAAGTTCGCGCGCGGCCCGCAGGGGCAGCGGGCGGTCGCATCGGTGCGGCGGGCGGCCGCCGAC comes from Streptomyces virginiae and encodes:
- a CDS encoding YhgE/Pip domain-containing protein, with the translated sequence MSPTVAPEATAAALVRRPQLWLVPTILTGLLALLLSLLYMGGIVNPNAELRDLPIALVNEDTGKPPPGQRQNLGTQITAAVAADPAGGKAGWRELSLAEAQDQLDSGQVYGALVVPAGFTDSVTALPTSGATKRPTITVLTNPGKGSLGSSLASQITTQAAHGASRTIGEQLTAAAGAQASPTAKLLLADPVDVVTRVGHPIGTKSGLGLTAFYYTLLLVLAGFMGGNVISNGVDTALGYADNEIGPWHTRRPTVPIDRTQTLLLKMLMTAGITLVSTALVMLACVGILGMDASHLPLLWIYSYCAALAVGLGVQAINAAFGGIGQLVSMFVFIVLGLPSSGATVPLQAVPGFYRFLSHFEPMRQLSDGVRAILYFDARGDAGLTRSWIMIAVGTVLALVFGFAMTTYYDRKGLKRLTPQPA